From Chloroflexota bacterium, one genomic window encodes:
- a CDS encoding acyltransferase codes for MTRLDLGRSAPRRSDLRRPDSRHPDLPRAEPGHGHAPDTTTDRFRPDLEGLRAVAVLLVLLFHAGVPGFGGGYIGVDVFFVLSGFLITGLVARELERTGTVSLAAFYARRARRLLPAAALVIVVTVAAAAIFLPPLRVPDIAADGTAAALYVSNLRFAFQATDYLQSELAPSPLLHYWSLGVEEQFYLLWPALLLLTVRWSGRRSGGQAARLPGVQAGSRSSAGTLSVARLAAVITGVGIASLALSIVLTGVAEPWAFYSLPARAWELALGGLLALAAFRSLELPAALATALTAIGVVLIVIAGMIFDTTTAFPGTAALLPTAGAALVIAGGFTRSLGVAGRVLSTAPLRWLGRISYSLYLWHWPILVIPAAALETTLPLPVRILLALVAIPIAALSQRFVEEPIRRGRFVGLRPGRSLAIAGVATVLVASLTIGIGNAALSSPAFASTGGGPGASLPADLGTILGSSAPTTGSASSGSASSGSTPTAPTPGAAPSATAANGPTDSPPATPTRPPTAAGRVPANLRPSLAAARGSLPVTYADGCHLDFAATRPGPCAFGLTTSTKTMILFGDSHAAQWFPALERLAIQDGWRLVSLTKSACPTADVNVWNSALGRTYTECGTWRTNVLARIAAERPRLIVASDSLYTLAIAGSPVPVADRMPLWNAALARTLGRLAKLAPHVLLIGDTPRSGVDPPVCLSAHLTDALACATLTATALDPVYLAAEGAAAASAGVSFLDPGRLVCPSEPCPAIVGNVLIYRDYQHLTAVFSTAVAPYLGARLPGFGP; via the coding sequence GTGACTCGACTCGACCTGGGCCGTTCGGCCCCGCGCCGCTCGGACCTCCGCCGCCCGGACTCGCGCCATCCGGATCTGCCCCGGGCCGAGCCCGGCCACGGTCACGCACCGGACACGACCACCGATCGGTTCCGGCCGGATCTCGAGGGGCTTCGGGCGGTCGCGGTCCTCCTCGTCCTGCTGTTCCACGCGGGCGTGCCCGGGTTCGGTGGCGGATATATCGGGGTCGATGTCTTCTTCGTCCTGTCCGGTTTCCTCATCACGGGGCTCGTGGCCCGCGAGCTCGAGCGGACCGGGACGGTCTCCCTCGCCGCGTTCTATGCACGACGTGCCCGCCGGCTCCTCCCGGCGGCCGCCCTCGTCATCGTGGTCACCGTCGCCGCCGCCGCGATCTTCCTGCCGCCGCTCCGCGTCCCGGACATCGCCGCAGACGGGACGGCCGCCGCGCTCTATGTGTCGAACCTCCGCTTCGCGTTCCAGGCCACCGACTACCTCCAGTCCGAGCTCGCACCGTCGCCGCTCCTCCACTACTGGTCGCTCGGCGTGGAGGAGCAGTTCTATCTCCTCTGGCCGGCCCTGCTCCTCCTCACCGTGCGGTGGTCCGGGCGCCGCTCCGGCGGACAGGCCGCGCGACTCCCCGGCGTTCAGGCCGGCAGCAGGTCGTCGGCGGGAACCCTGAGCGTCGCCCGGTTGGCCGCCGTGATCACCGGCGTCGGCATCGCCTCGCTCGCTCTCTCGATCGTCCTCACCGGGGTCGCCGAACCGTGGGCGTTCTACTCGCTCCCGGCCCGGGCCTGGGAGCTCGCACTCGGCGGGCTCCTGGCGCTCGCGGCGTTCCGATCGCTCGAGCTGCCGGCCGCACTGGCCACCGCACTGACCGCCATCGGCGTGGTGCTCATCGTGATCGCCGGGATGATCTTCGACACGACGACCGCCTTTCCCGGGACCGCCGCCCTCCTGCCGACGGCGGGTGCCGCGCTCGTCATCGCCGGTGGGTTCACCCGCTCGCTCGGTGTCGCGGGGCGGGTGCTGTCCACGGCGCCGCTCCGCTGGCTCGGCCGGATCTCGTACTCCCTCTATCTCTGGCACTGGCCGATCCTCGTCATCCCGGCCGCCGCCCTCGAGACGACGCTCCCGCTGCCGGTCCGGATCCTCCTCGCCCTCGTGGCGATCCCGATCGCCGCGCTGAGCCAGCGCTTCGTCGAGGAGCCGATCCGGCGCGGTCGATTCGTCGGACTCCGCCCGGGCCGGAGCCTCGCCATCGCCGGGGTCGCGACGGTCCTCGTGGCGAGCCTCACGATCGGGATCGGGAACGCGGCCCTCTCGTCGCCCGCCTTCGCCTCCACCGGCGGCGGTCCGGGGGCGAGCCTCCCGGCGGATCTCGGGACGATCCTCGGGTCGTCGGCACCGACGACGGGCTCGGCCTCCTCGGGCTCGGCCTCCTCGGGCTCGACGCCGACTGCCCCGACGCCCGGCGCCGCGCCGTCGGCGACCGCAGCGAACGGCCCGACCGACTCGCCGCCTGCGACTCCCACGCGGCCCCCGACCGCCGCCGGTCGCGTTCCCGCGAACCTCCGACCATCGCTCGCGGCCGCTCGCGGCAGCCTTCCCGTCACGTACGCGGACGGCTGCCATCTCGACTTCGCGGCGACTCGACCGGGTCCGTGCGCCTTCGGCCTCACGACCTCGACGAAGACGATGATCCTGTTCGGCGATTCGCACGCGGCCCAGTGGTTCCCGGCCCTCGAGCGCCTTGCGATCCAGGACGGGTGGCGCCTCGTGTCGCTGACGAAATCGGCCTGCCCGACGGCGGATGTCAACGTCTGGAACAGCGCCCTCGGCCGAACGTACACCGAATGCGGGACGTGGCGGACGAACGTCCTCGCCCGCATCGCGGCCGAGCGTCCGCGACTCATCGTCGCTTCGGACAGCCTGTACACCCTCGCCATCGCCGGCTCGCCGGTTCCGGTCGCCGATCGGATGCCCCTCTGGAACGCCGCGCTCGCTCGCACGCTCGGTCGCCTCGCGAAGCTCGCCCCGCACGTCCTCCTCATCGGGGATACGCCTCGATCGGGGGTCGATCCACCCGTCTGTCTGTCCGCCCACCTGACGGACGCCCTGGCCTGCGCGACGCTGACGGCGACGGCCCTCGATCCGGTGTACCTCGCGGCTGAGGGCGCCGCGGCCGCGTCGGCGGGCGTCTCGTTCCTCGATCCCGGGCGGCTCGTCTGCCCGTCCGAGCCGTGCCCGGCGATCGTCGGGAATGTCCTGATCTACCGCGACTACCAGCATCTGACGGCGGTCTTCTCGACGGCGGTCGCTCCGTATCTCGGGGCGCGGCTGCCGGGCTTCGGGCCGTAG
- a CDS encoding YjbQ family protein: MTVHHHTVDVHSHLNKPMFHDVTEAAREAVARSAILMGTITVYSKHTTCSVIIQEESHDTLFDGTEYLLQDMLDRLEAIVPTCRREGQYLHPGPKHIQHAEQDLGEQAVWSLNTDAHIRSALIGRSETIPIVDGVIELGEFGHVYFVDFDAVRPRDRTVHFQLLGE; encoded by the coding sequence ATGACCGTCCATCACCACACCGTCGACGTTCACAGCCACCTCAACAAGCCGATGTTCCACGATGTGACCGAGGCGGCTCGGGAGGCGGTCGCCAGATCCGCGATCCTCATGGGCACGATCACCGTCTACTCGAAGCACACCACGTGCAGCGTGATCATCCAGGAGGAATCGCACGACACGTTGTTCGACGGCACGGAGTATCTCCTCCAGGACATGCTGGATCGCCTCGAAGCGATCGTGCCGACGTGCCGACGCGAGGGTCAGTACCTGCACCCAGGACCGAAGCACATCCAGCATGCCGAGCAGGATCTCGGGGAACAGGCGGTCTGGAGTCTGAATACCGACGCGCACATTCGATCCGCTCTGATCGGTCGCTCGGAGACGATCCCGATCGTGGATGGAGTCATCGAACTGGGCGAGTTCGGTCACGTCTACTTCGTCGACTTCGACGCCGTCCGCCCGCGCGATCGGACCGTCCATTTCCAGCTGCTCGGCGAATAG
- a CDS encoding triose-phosphate isomerase: MHDLTRLRAPVFEIGLKGYLYGAEAVRLAKEADRLSLEHGVTVIFDPQHVDIPAIARETRHLLVFAQHMDPVEVGRGAGSVLPEALKEAGAVGTMLNHSERRMTLAEIHRAIRRADEVGLATMVCADSPEEAAAVAQLGPNIVLAEPPELIGAAHSAATAMRGFVERTIALVSRIDPEIIVMCSAGIQTPDDVAQMVALGVGATGSSSGILRAADPIAQMQAMIAAMQHAWMRAHPAVGAR, from the coding sequence ATGCATGACCTGACGCGCCTCAGGGCGCCCGTGTTCGAGATCGGCCTGAAGGGCTACCTCTACGGCGCCGAGGCCGTGCGACTGGCGAAAGAGGCGGACCGCCTGAGCCTTGAGCACGGCGTCACCGTCATCTTCGATCCGCAGCACGTGGACATACCGGCGATCGCCCGGGAGACCCGGCACCTGCTCGTGTTCGCCCAGCACATGGACCCTGTGGAGGTGGGCCGCGGAGCAGGAAGCGTCCTGCCCGAGGCGCTCAAGGAGGCCGGGGCGGTCGGCACGATGCTCAACCACTCGGAACGGAGGATGACGCTCGCCGAGATCCACCGGGCCATCAGGCGAGCCGATGAGGTCGGTCTCGCGACGATGGTCTGCGCGGACTCGCCGGAAGAGGCGGCGGCCGTCGCCCAGCTCGGCCCGAACATCGTCCTTGCCGAGCCGCCTGAGCTGATCGGCGCCGCTCACTCGGCAGCCACCGCGATGCGGGGCTTCGTCGAGCGAACCATCGCCCTCGTGAGCCGGATCGATCCCGAGATCATCGTCATGTGCAGCGCCGGGATCCAGACGCCCGATGACGTTGCGCAGATGGTCGCTCTCGGCGTCGGTGCGACCGGGTCCTCGAGCGGCATCCTCAGGGCGGCGGATCCGATCGCCCAGATGCAGGCCATGATCGCCGCCATGCAGCACGCCTGGATGAGAGCGCATCCGGCCGTCGGAGCCCGATGA
- a CDS encoding extracellular solute-binding protein, translating to MAMLAAACGSGSTSSPSTGGGGPGGSPNSGKVTLTLWQNLGQGNQALVVPPLIAAFEKTHPNITINNVQQPRANYFALLSAAAISQSGPDLVNMWTGLFTMQYRSYLTNLKSLVPSADLANVTGLEWSSVGFNAPDSPYVLPLQVQFYIGFYNKKIFSQAGIAAAPTTWSELTSDCQKIQALGITCIQMGTQNLSGEFSPWYDLSYLMAGAFSPTQWQDLYNGKIPWTDPTVQSQLEKWHQLYVAGYINKDALTATNVMSRFINGQAAMIIKINNDAGPFSDALGSNVGVFVPPFSDTPMHKVVEFAGNGFAITSYSPNKAAAAEFLRFMTTPEAGQIIAQGGLIPAVKGVAATNPLAKDMLSLVSDQQFQVYPMLDNVLATPFVDAGSKVLPSLLVGGTTVQSTTSGLVQTWQQLPASERTQSWADYQVP from the coding sequence TTGGCGATGCTCGCGGCAGCGTGTGGGTCCGGATCAACGAGCTCCCCCAGTACGGGCGGAGGAGGCCCAGGAGGATCGCCCAACTCGGGCAAGGTCACCCTTACCCTCTGGCAAAACCTGGGGCAGGGCAACCAGGCCCTGGTCGTACCACCCCTCATCGCGGCGTTCGAGAAGACCCATCCGAACATTACGATCAACAACGTCCAGCAGCCGCGCGCGAATTACTTCGCCCTGCTGTCGGCGGCCGCGATCTCCCAGTCGGGGCCGGATCTCGTCAATATGTGGACCGGTCTGTTCACCATGCAGTACCGCTCCTACCTGACGAATCTGAAGTCCCTGGTTCCCAGCGCGGACCTCGCCAATGTGACCGGCCTTGAATGGAGTTCCGTTGGCTTCAACGCTCCAGACAGCCCCTATGTCCTTCCCCTGCAGGTGCAGTTCTACATCGGCTTCTATAACAAGAAGATCTTCAGCCAAGCCGGGATCGCGGCAGCGCCGACCACCTGGAGCGAGCTGACCAGTGATTGCCAGAAGATCCAGGCTTTGGGCATCACGTGCATCCAGATGGGAACTCAGAACCTCAGCGGCGAATTCTCCCCGTGGTATGACCTCTCCTACCTGATGGCCGGCGCTTTCTCTCCCACCCAGTGGCAGGACCTGTACAACGGAAAGATCCCGTGGACGGATCCAACCGTCCAGTCGCAGCTCGAGAAGTGGCATCAGCTGTACGTCGCTGGCTACATCAACAAGGACGCACTGACGGCGACGAACGTCATGAGCCGCTTCATCAATGGTCAGGCGGCCATGATCATCAAGATCAATAACGACGCCGGCCCCTTCTCCGACGCACTCGGGAGCAACGTCGGGGTCTTCGTTCCCCCGTTCTCGGACACCCCGATGCACAAGGTCGTTGAGTTCGCGGGAAACGGCTTTGCGATCACCAGCTACTCGCCGAACAAGGCAGCAGCAGCGGAGTTCCTTCGTTTCATGACCACCCCAGAGGCCGGCCAGATCATCGCGCAGGGAGGCCTGATCCCCGCCGTGAAGGGCGTCGCTGCCACGAACCCGCTCGCCAAGGACATGCTCTCGCTCGTGAGCGACCAGCAGTTCCAGGTGTACCCGATGCTCGACAACGTGCTGGCGACGCCGTTTGTCGACGCCGGAAGCAAGGTGCTGCCTTCGCTCCTGGTCGGCGGCACCACGGTCCAAAGCACCACCAGCGGCCTCGTGCAGACGTGGCAGCAACTCCCGGCCTCGGAGAGAACGCAGAGCTGGGCCGACTATCAAGTTCCCTGA
- a CDS encoding sugar ABC transporter permease produces MVLPALVVVLIFILVPIGEAAYYSMTNWNGITSHWIGPAAYVAMFQDPTFWRVLGNNAILLLAVPATLASGVFLAALLHERVWGWRIFRAAIIIPTAVSWVVLGIVGIQAFAQNGLINQVLAGIGLTALTQNWLGSPLSALAAVALTFVYSLVGINTLIFVTGMSTIDASILEAAKIDGASWAQAFLKITIPLLRRYFLFAFVVTSISAFTAVFSLIYTMTGGGPDYGTTTIEFLVYQRAFATGSFGQGALLGIVLFGILFGVTVTQLRLMRRDS; encoded by the coding sequence TTGGTCTTGCCGGCCCTCGTGGTCGTCCTCATCTTCATCCTCGTTCCGATCGGAGAGGCCGCCTATTACAGCATGACCAATTGGAATGGAATCACCTCCCATTGGATCGGCCCTGCGGCATATGTGGCGATGTTCCAGGACCCCACGTTCTGGCGCGTCCTCGGGAACAATGCCATCCTCTTGCTCGCCGTTCCGGCGACGCTCGCGTCCGGTGTCTTTCTTGCCGCTCTTCTTCACGAACGAGTATGGGGATGGCGCATCTTCCGCGCCGCGATCATCATCCCGACCGCGGTCTCATGGGTGGTGTTGGGCATCGTCGGGATCCAGGCCTTCGCGCAGAATGGCCTGATCAACCAGGTGTTGGCCGGCATCGGCCTCACGGCACTGACGCAGAACTGGCTGGGCAGCCCCTTGAGCGCTCTGGCTGCGGTGGCGCTCACGTTCGTGTACTCACTCGTCGGCATCAATACGCTCATCTTCGTGACCGGAATGTCGACCATCGATGCGTCGATTCTCGAGGCCGCCAAGATCGATGGCGCAAGCTGGGCACAGGCATTCCTGAAGATCACGATCCCGCTCCTCCGCCGCTACTTCCTGTTCGCCTTCGTCGTGACATCAATCAGCGCATTCACGGCCGTGTTCAGCCTCATCTACACGATGACGGGCGGGGGTCCGGACTACGGGACGACCACGATCGAATTCCTGGTCTACCAGCGGGCGTTCGCAACCGGATCGTTCGGACAGGGAGCGCTGCTCGGGATCGTGCTCTTCGGGATCTTGTTTGGAGTCACCGTGACCCAACTCCGATTGATGCGCCGAGACTCGTGA
- a CDS encoding carbohydrate ABC transporter permease, with translation MNALIDSRRLRSKAGRPMIFVVLAAVSVALMYPFYFMLQTSFMSNSQYLRGSGFSLDSWGVLFRSVPVAQEILNSLILCACAIAATLALATPAGFALAKLTFRGERLVFLGIVGSMMIPLQSIIIPEYVNFARLHLINTYVGAILVYVAIGTPFSTFLMATYFRGLPDELTDAGLCDGLSYWGVFRRIALPLAGPALATVIVLRFIPVWNDFLIGLLFLQDPNLRPLTVGLGVLASSQLVNVPALMAGSLLSTIPAAVTYVVFQRYLVKGLTLGSSL, from the coding sequence ATGAACGCGCTCATCGACTCGCGGCGGCTTCGATCGAAGGCAGGGCGGCCCATGATCTTCGTGGTATTGGCCGCCGTCTCCGTCGCCCTCATGTACCCGTTCTACTTCATGCTGCAAACGTCCTTCATGTCGAATTCCCAGTATCTGCGCGGCAGTGGATTCTCACTGGACAGTTGGGGGGTGCTGTTCCGCAGCGTTCCTGTCGCTCAGGAGATTCTGAACTCGCTGATCCTGTGCGCTTGCGCCATCGCAGCCACCCTTGCCCTCGCAACGCCCGCCGGGTTCGCGCTGGCAAAGTTGACGTTTCGTGGGGAGCGTCTGGTCTTCCTCGGGATCGTGGGGAGCATGATGATCCCGCTGCAGTCAATCATCATTCCGGAGTACGTGAACTTCGCGCGGCTGCATCTCATCAACACGTACGTAGGCGCGATTCTCGTCTATGTGGCCATTGGCACGCCGTTCTCGACGTTCTTGATGGCGACATACTTTCGCGGGCTGCCAGACGAGTTGACGGACGCCGGGCTATGTGACGGGCTGAGCTATTGGGGCGTCTTTCGGCGGATCGCGCTGCCGCTCGCAGGCCCCGCGCTCGCGACAGTGATCGTGCTGCGATTCATCCCGGTTTGGAACGACTTCCTGATCGGGTTGCTCTTTCTGCAGGATCCCAACCTCCGACCCCTGACCGTCGGACTGGGTGTGCTCGCCTCGTCGCAGCTCGTGAATGTGCCGGCGCTGATGGCGGGAAGTCTGCTGAGCACGATCCCGGCGGCCGTAACGTACGTGGTGTTTCAGCGTTACCTGGTGAAGGGGCTGACGCTCGGTTCGTCGCTCTAG
- a CDS encoding purine-nucleoside phosphorylase, producing the protein MGIYLRAEPGAYAERVLVAGDPGRISRLASLLEGPTLVTDNRGLLGYTGRYRGEAVSLQCTGMGCPSMAMVGAELLEYGARTIVRIGTCSSFARGVRNGDLVVVTGSAAADGTTRSMAEGMPFVAVPDFRLTSALVEAAQKRGLPTHVGPVVTVDVEPHLTTLSTQGWRERGLLAVEMEAAALFYLALRATARGPRRVEAACVLTVSDGLEGHPDGPQRYLSDTELEAATDEMHLVALDVVTAPTVAVTS; encoded by the coding sequence ATGGGCATCTACCTTCGGGCCGAACCCGGCGCCTATGCGGAGCGGGTACTCGTCGCCGGCGATCCTGGAAGGATCAGCCGACTGGCGTCGCTGCTGGAAGGGCCAACGCTGGTGACGGACAACCGTGGACTTCTCGGCTACACGGGACGCTACCGCGGAGAAGCGGTGAGCCTCCAGTGCACCGGCATGGGTTGTCCGAGCATGGCCATGGTCGGAGCAGAGCTGCTCGAGTACGGGGCGCGCACCATCGTGAGGATCGGCACCTGCAGCTCGTTCGCCCGAGGAGTGCGAAACGGAGACCTGGTCGTCGTGACTGGGTCCGCCGCCGCGGACGGGACGACGCGTAGCATGGCTGAGGGAATGCCATTCGTGGCAGTGCCCGACTTCCGCCTCACGAGTGCGCTCGTGGAGGCCGCCCAGAAACGAGGACTACCGACGCATGTCGGGCCGGTGGTGACCGTGGACGTTGAGCCACACCTTACGACCCTCTCGACGCAGGGTTGGCGTGAACGTGGTCTGCTTGCGGTCGAGATGGAAGCCGCCGCGCTCTTCTACCTTGCGCTGCGCGCAACGGCCCGTGGGCCACGCCGCGTGGAGGCAGCGTGTGTGCTCACGGTGAGCGATGGCTTGGAAGGACACCCAGACGGCCCGCAGCGCTATCTGTCCGACACAGAGCTCGAGGCGGCGACGGACGAGATGCATCTCGTTGCGCTCGATGTGGTCACGGCGCCGACCGTGGCGGTCACCTCGTAG
- a CDS encoding DeoR/GlpR transcriptional regulator: MTTARERRDFITRLVEEAEHVSVADLTERFRVTDTSIRRDLRLIEEQGRLKRVHGGAVAMPGSPRLGVNTAKAREHLAEKRRIAAAAATLVAPGNVVLFDSGTTVAQAAAQIARGLRVANAITAVTHSLPVIQEIGAWPEANLVCLGGLYLPDYQAFVGPQTLSSLRELSADIVFLGCDGLTVELGITTPHVLVAEVGAMMARRARRVVALADSSKLTRSGFTPIIPLSAVDLLITDDAADPENVARIRKAGCEVLLA, encoded by the coding sequence GTGACCACGGCACGCGAGCGGCGAGACTTCATCACGCGACTCGTCGAGGAAGCGGAACACGTCTCCGTCGCGGATCTCACCGAGCGTTTTCGCGTCACCGACACGTCGATACGGCGCGACCTCCGTCTGATCGAGGAACAGGGTCGCCTGAAGCGTGTCCACGGCGGCGCGGTCGCCATGCCGGGCTCGCCGCGTCTGGGAGTCAACACGGCCAAGGCGCGCGAGCATCTCGCCGAGAAGCGGCGCATCGCGGCAGCCGCTGCGACGCTCGTCGCTCCCGGGAACGTCGTCCTGTTCGACTCGGGGACCACCGTCGCCCAGGCCGCGGCCCAGATCGCCCGCGGCCTCCGAGTCGCGAACGCGATCACCGCCGTCACCCACTCGCTTCCGGTCATCCAGGAGATCGGGGCGTGGCCGGAGGCGAACCTCGTCTGCCTCGGCGGGCTGTACCTGCCCGACTACCAGGCGTTCGTTGGACCGCAGACGCTGTCGAGTCTCCGTGAACTCTCCGCCGACATCGTCTTTCTCGGCTGCGACGGCCTGACGGTAGAGCTGGGGATCACGACGCCACACGTGCTCGTGGCCGAGGTCGGCGCGATGATGGCGCGCCGCGCCCGCCGCGTTGTGGCGCTGGCCGACTCGTCGAAGCTGACTCGCTCGGGTTTCACGCCGATCATCCCGCTCAGCGCGGTGGACCTGCTCATCACCGACGACGCCGCAGATCCGGAGAACGTGGCCCGGATCCGGAAGGCCGGCTGCGAGGTCCTTCTCGCGTGA